A genomic region of Arachis stenosperma cultivar V10309 chromosome 9, arast.V10309.gnm1.PFL2, whole genome shotgun sequence contains the following coding sequences:
- the LOC130951575 gene encoding uncharacterized protein LOC130951575 isoform X3, which translates to MQHQLFHHLSFRLDIRKNLTVYALQHAKLNKVEGSLNNGLLVGSLSRYYTSLRACSSLAESDKTHFSCIDQRNEAEEVTDVPSSSTEGVEFNRVDYIVSVLHESARSFSKSVESLGVSRCGPELSMAWIGKDVHEWHRRIAYQVAVYALMKTAIDLEILLSHERHNEFSPVREILNPLTNQVGEHIELQLRMQHPDLVHWFRDTEMPQIAAYFIPLLKQWSVEYAGSGIAGIIVAITCCTAVVKLGCGRIRRPIPVLCFEDVLVKLMDFSLNLASVDKLHQLATEAGFELNFLLHFGKKILPSEKTEELEFWIGLAHKKLQKALSEESIMSNKKSEHKIPSDTLAILGLFAYLGRRTRIFLSAMGIKDLDEIVKDLLSYLECGILFIYPDFSCIPVYQCFMEVVTDEIGWLDFYASYVQINCKQKRQKHNARQAEKEIILSVVFTVCYDVFSGFAHFNRSTQQSLDTASLSYLLHCQGLLSNCLQDHWAAYDKSGDSLNIMDHAASDNHTSSYIGGINGTKLTLLFEGPHRSQDLTTKGFPKIDSHNSSGFPKAPILATNKESSFGQVSVNDKSSPLHQSVIKRYSTKLALTSADLWMGTRLLFMDIKVALQLLAKQAHGFKPSRSQRKRLERTLTDVIVLIPMTILMLLPITTVGHAAIIAAIKKYMPFLIPSSYSPERLDVVKQLKQTREMMSKSNQSLENQDDQPPTIS; encoded by the exons ATGCAGCATCAACTGTTTCATCACTT ATCCTTCAGATTAGATATCAGAAAGAATTTAACTGTCTATGCCCTTCAACATGCCAAGTTGAACAAAGTAGAGGGCTCTTTGAATAATGGCCTGTTAGTTGGATCCTTGTCTAGATATTACACATCCTTAAGGGCATGCTCATCGCTCGCCGAATCAGATAAGACTCATTTTTCTTGTATTGATCAAAGAAATGAAGCAGAGGAGGTTACTGATGTTCCATCAAGTAGTACTGAGGGAGTGGAGTTTAATAGAGTGGACTACATTGTTTCGGTATTGCATGAATCTGCTAGGAGCTTTTCTAAATCTGTTGAGTCCCTTGGAGTCTCAAGATGTGGTCCAGAACTCTCAATGGCTTGGATTGGAAAAGATGTTCATGAGTGGCATAGGCGAATTGCTTACCAG GTTGCAGTTTATGCTTTGATGAAAACTGCAATTGATTTGGAGATATTGCTATCACATGAACGACATAACGAATTTTCCCCTGTTAGAGAGAT TTTGAACCCTTTAACAAATCAGGTGGGAGAACACATTGAGCTTCAACTCCGAATGCAGCATCCGGATTTGGTGCATTGGTTTAGAGACACTGAAATGCCACAGATAGCAGCATACTTTATTCCTCTTCTGAAACAATGGTCTGTGGAATATGCTGGAAG CGGCATTGCAGGTATAATTGTGGCTATAACCTGCTGTACTGCAGTGGTGAAATTAGGCTGTGGCCGTATCCGTCGCCCCATACCTGTTTTGTGTTTTGAGGATGTTTTGGTCAAGCTCATGGATTTTTCACTCAATCTTGCTTCAGTGGACAAACTACACCAGTTAGCAACTGAGGCAGGATTTGAATTGAatttcttgttgcattttggtAAGAAGATTCTTCCGAGCGAAAAAACCGAGGAGCTTGAGTTTTGGATTGGTTTGGCACATAAGAAACTACAGAAAGCATTATCTGAAGAAAGCATCATGTCAAACAAGAAAAGTGAACACAAG ATTCCATCAGATACTTTGGCCATACTGGGACTTTTTGCATATCTTGGAAGAAGGACTAGAATATTTCTGTCAGCAATGGGAATTAAGGACCTTGATGAAATTGTTAAGGACTTACTTAG TTACTTGGAGTGTGGGATTCTTTTCATTTATCCAGATTTTTCCTGCATACCAGTTTATCAATGCTTCATGGAG GTAGTAACTGATGAGATAGGATGGCttgatttttatgcttcataTGTCCAAATAAACTGCAAACAGAAAAGACAAAAACACAACGCTCGCCAAGCAGAGAAGGAGATCATTTTATCTGTTGTTTTTACTGTGTGCTATGATGTTTTCTCTGGCTTTGCGCACTTCAATCGCTCGACTCAACAATCGTTGGACACAGCTTCACTGTCATACTTGCTTCACTG TCAAGGATTGCTAAGCAATTGTCTGCAAGATCATTGGGCTGCTTATGATAAATCAGG TGATTCACTAAATATTATGGACCATGCTGCATCTGACAATCATACATCATCATACATTGGAGGCATAAATGGAACTAAGTTAACTTTGCTGTTTGAAGGACCGCATAGGTCACAGGACTTAACTACCAAAGGATTTCCAAAGATTGATTCTCACAACAGTTCTGGATTCCCCAAG GCTCCAATTTTGGCAACAAACAAGGAATCATCATTTGGGCAAGTTTCCGTAAATGACAAGTCAAGTCCTCTACATCAAAGTGTTATCAAGCGATACAGCACCAAGTTGGCATTGACAAGTGCG GACCTTTGGATGGGTACAAGGTTGCTCTTCATGGATATCAAGGTTGCTTTGCAATTACTTGCAAAGCAAGCACATGGCTTCAAGCCTTCAAGAAGTCAAAGAAAGAGATTAGAGAGAACCTTGACTGATGTAATAGTCTTAATTCCAATGACAATCTTGATGCTACTTCCT ATAACAACAGTAGGCCATGCAGCTATAATAGCAGCCATCAAGAAATATATGCCATTCTTG ATTCCTTCCTCTTATTCTCCAGAGCGTTTGGATGTTGTAAAACAACTAAAGCAAACTAGAGAGATGATGAGTAAGAGTAACCAGTCATTGGAAAATCAAGATGATCAGCCACCAACCATTTCATGA
- the LOC130951575 gene encoding uncharacterized protein LOC130951575 isoform X2, whose amino-acid sequence MYMISFVQLYAFLTWQIYKFKKLISNCRSFRLDIRKNLTVYALQHAKLNKVEGSLNNGLLVGSLSRYYTSLRACSSLAESDKTHFSCIDQRNEAEEVTDVPSSSTEGVEFNRVDYIVSVLHESARSFSKSVESLGVSRCGPELSMAWIGKDVHEWHRRIAYQVAVYALMKTAIDLEILLSHERHNEFSPVREILNPLTNQVGEHIELQLRMQHPDLVHWFRDTEMPQIAAYFIPLLKQWSVEYAGSGIAGIIVAITCCTAVVKLGCGRIRRPIPVLCFEDVLVKLMDFSLNLASVDKLHQLATEAGFELNFLLHFGKKILPSEKTEELEFWIGLAHKKLQKALSEESIMSNKKSEHKIPSDTLAILGLFAYLGRRTRIFLSAMGIKDLDEIVKDLLSYLECGILFIYPDFSCIPVYQCFMEVVTDEIGWLDFYASYVQINCKQKRQKHNARQAEKEIILSVVFTVCYDVFSGFAHFNRSTQQSLDTASLSYLLHCQGLLSNCLQDHWAAYDKSGDSLNIMDHAASDNHTSSYIGGINGTKLTLLFEGPHRSQDLTTKGFPKIDSHNSSGFPKAPILATNKESSFGQVSVNDKSSPLHQSVIKRYSTKLALTSADLWMGTRLLFMDIKVALQLLAKQAHGFKPSRSQRKRLERTLTDITTVGHAAIIAAIKKYMPFLIPSSYSPERLDVVKQLKQTREMMSKSNQSLENQDDQPPTIS is encoded by the exons ATGTATATGATTTCATTTGTACAACTCTATGCATTTCTAACATGGCAAATCTACAAGTTCAAGAAGCTCATATCTAACTGCAGATCCTTCAGATTAGATATCAGAAAGAATTTAACTGTCTATGCCCTTCAACATGCCAAGTTGAACAAAGTAGAGGGCTCTTTGAATAATGGCCTGTTAGTTGGATCCTTGTCTAGATATTACACATCCTTAAGGGCATGCTCATCGCTCGCCGAATCAGATAAGACTCATTTTTCTTGTATTGATCAAAGAAATGAAGCAGAGGAGGTTACTGATGTTCCATCAAGTAGTACTGAGGGAGTGGAGTTTAATAGAGTGGACTACATTGTTTCGGTATTGCATGAATCTGCTAGGAGCTTTTCTAAATCTGTTGAGTCCCTTGGAGTCTCAAGATGTGGTCCAGAACTCTCAATGGCTTGGATTGGAAAAGATGTTCATGAGTGGCATAGGCGAATTGCTTACCAG GTTGCAGTTTATGCTTTGATGAAAACTGCAATTGATTTGGAGATATTGCTATCACATGAACGACATAACGAATTTTCCCCTGTTAGAGAGAT TTTGAACCCTTTAACAAATCAGGTGGGAGAACACATTGAGCTTCAACTCCGAATGCAGCATCCGGATTTGGTGCATTGGTTTAGAGACACTGAAATGCCACAGATAGCAGCATACTTTATTCCTCTTCTGAAACAATGGTCTGTGGAATATGCTGGAAG CGGCATTGCAGGTATAATTGTGGCTATAACCTGCTGTACTGCAGTGGTGAAATTAGGCTGTGGCCGTATCCGTCGCCCCATACCTGTTTTGTGTTTTGAGGATGTTTTGGTCAAGCTCATGGATTTTTCACTCAATCTTGCTTCAGTGGACAAACTACACCAGTTAGCAACTGAGGCAGGATTTGAATTGAatttcttgttgcattttggtAAGAAGATTCTTCCGAGCGAAAAAACCGAGGAGCTTGAGTTTTGGATTGGTTTGGCACATAAGAAACTACAGAAAGCATTATCTGAAGAAAGCATCATGTCAAACAAGAAAAGTGAACACAAG ATTCCATCAGATACTTTGGCCATACTGGGACTTTTTGCATATCTTGGAAGAAGGACTAGAATATTTCTGTCAGCAATGGGAATTAAGGACCTTGATGAAATTGTTAAGGACTTACTTAG TTACTTGGAGTGTGGGATTCTTTTCATTTATCCAGATTTTTCCTGCATACCAGTTTATCAATGCTTCATGGAG GTAGTAACTGATGAGATAGGATGGCttgatttttatgcttcataTGTCCAAATAAACTGCAAACAGAAAAGACAAAAACACAACGCTCGCCAAGCAGAGAAGGAGATCATTTTATCTGTTGTTTTTACTGTGTGCTATGATGTTTTCTCTGGCTTTGCGCACTTCAATCGCTCGACTCAACAATCGTTGGACACAGCTTCACTGTCATACTTGCTTCACTG TCAAGGATTGCTAAGCAATTGTCTGCAAGATCATTGGGCTGCTTATGATAAATCAGG TGATTCACTAAATATTATGGACCATGCTGCATCTGACAATCATACATCATCATACATTGGAGGCATAAATGGAACTAAGTTAACTTTGCTGTTTGAAGGACCGCATAGGTCACAGGACTTAACTACCAAAGGATTTCCAAAGATTGATTCTCACAACAGTTCTGGATTCCCCAAG GCTCCAATTTTGGCAACAAACAAGGAATCATCATTTGGGCAAGTTTCCGTAAATGACAAGTCAAGTCCTCTACATCAAAGTGTTATCAAGCGATACAGCACCAAGTTGGCATTGACAAGTGCG GACCTTTGGATGGGTACAAGGTTGCTCTTCATGGATATCAAGGTTGCTTTGCAATTACTTGCAAAGCAAGCACATGGCTTCAAGCCTTCAAGAAGTCAAAGAAAGAGATTAGAGAGAACCTTGACTGAT ATAACAACAGTAGGCCATGCAGCTATAATAGCAGCCATCAAGAAATATATGCCATTCTTG ATTCCTTCCTCTTATTCTCCAGAGCGTTTGGATGTTGTAAAACAACTAAAGCAAACTAGAGAGATGATGAGTAAGAGTAACCAGTCATTGGAAAATCAAGATGATCAGCCACCAACCATTTCATGA
- the LOC130951575 gene encoding uncharacterized protein LOC130951575 isoform X1 produces MYMISFVQLYAFLTWQIYKFKKLISNCRSFRLDIRKNLTVYALQHAKLNKVEGSLNNGLLVGSLSRYYTSLRACSSLAESDKTHFSCIDQRNEAEEVTDVPSSSTEGVEFNRVDYIVSVLHESARSFSKSVESLGVSRCGPELSMAWIGKDVHEWHRRIAYQVAVYALMKTAIDLEILLSHERHNEFSPVREILNPLTNQVGEHIELQLRMQHPDLVHWFRDTEMPQIAAYFIPLLKQWSVEYAGSGIAGIIVAITCCTAVVKLGCGRIRRPIPVLCFEDVLVKLMDFSLNLASVDKLHQLATEAGFELNFLLHFGKKILPSEKTEELEFWIGLAHKKLQKALSEESIMSNKKSEHKIPSDTLAILGLFAYLGRRTRIFLSAMGIKDLDEIVKDLLSYLECGILFIYPDFSCIPVYQCFMEVVTDEIGWLDFYASYVQINCKQKRQKHNARQAEKEIILSVVFTVCYDVFSGFAHFNRSTQQSLDTASLSYLLHCQGLLSNCLQDHWAAYDKSGDSLNIMDHAASDNHTSSYIGGINGTKLTLLFEGPHRSQDLTTKGFPKIDSHNSSGFPKAPILATNKESSFGQVSVNDKSSPLHQSVIKRYSTKLALTSADLWMGTRLLFMDIKVALQLLAKQAHGFKPSRSQRKRLERTLTDVIVLIPMTILMLLPITTVGHAAIIAAIKKYMPFLIPSSYSPERLDVVKQLKQTREMMSKSNQSLENQDDQPPTIS; encoded by the exons ATGTATATGATTTCATTTGTACAACTCTATGCATTTCTAACATGGCAAATCTACAAGTTCAAGAAGCTCATATCTAACTGCAGATCCTTCAGATTAGATATCAGAAAGAATTTAACTGTCTATGCCCTTCAACATGCCAAGTTGAACAAAGTAGAGGGCTCTTTGAATAATGGCCTGTTAGTTGGATCCTTGTCTAGATATTACACATCCTTAAGGGCATGCTCATCGCTCGCCGAATCAGATAAGACTCATTTTTCTTGTATTGATCAAAGAAATGAAGCAGAGGAGGTTACTGATGTTCCATCAAGTAGTACTGAGGGAGTGGAGTTTAATAGAGTGGACTACATTGTTTCGGTATTGCATGAATCTGCTAGGAGCTTTTCTAAATCTGTTGAGTCCCTTGGAGTCTCAAGATGTGGTCCAGAACTCTCAATGGCTTGGATTGGAAAAGATGTTCATGAGTGGCATAGGCGAATTGCTTACCAG GTTGCAGTTTATGCTTTGATGAAAACTGCAATTGATTTGGAGATATTGCTATCACATGAACGACATAACGAATTTTCCCCTGTTAGAGAGAT TTTGAACCCTTTAACAAATCAGGTGGGAGAACACATTGAGCTTCAACTCCGAATGCAGCATCCGGATTTGGTGCATTGGTTTAGAGACACTGAAATGCCACAGATAGCAGCATACTTTATTCCTCTTCTGAAACAATGGTCTGTGGAATATGCTGGAAG CGGCATTGCAGGTATAATTGTGGCTATAACCTGCTGTACTGCAGTGGTGAAATTAGGCTGTGGCCGTATCCGTCGCCCCATACCTGTTTTGTGTTTTGAGGATGTTTTGGTCAAGCTCATGGATTTTTCACTCAATCTTGCTTCAGTGGACAAACTACACCAGTTAGCAACTGAGGCAGGATTTGAATTGAatttcttgttgcattttggtAAGAAGATTCTTCCGAGCGAAAAAACCGAGGAGCTTGAGTTTTGGATTGGTTTGGCACATAAGAAACTACAGAAAGCATTATCTGAAGAAAGCATCATGTCAAACAAGAAAAGTGAACACAAG ATTCCATCAGATACTTTGGCCATACTGGGACTTTTTGCATATCTTGGAAGAAGGACTAGAATATTTCTGTCAGCAATGGGAATTAAGGACCTTGATGAAATTGTTAAGGACTTACTTAG TTACTTGGAGTGTGGGATTCTTTTCATTTATCCAGATTTTTCCTGCATACCAGTTTATCAATGCTTCATGGAG GTAGTAACTGATGAGATAGGATGGCttgatttttatgcttcataTGTCCAAATAAACTGCAAACAGAAAAGACAAAAACACAACGCTCGCCAAGCAGAGAAGGAGATCATTTTATCTGTTGTTTTTACTGTGTGCTATGATGTTTTCTCTGGCTTTGCGCACTTCAATCGCTCGACTCAACAATCGTTGGACACAGCTTCACTGTCATACTTGCTTCACTG TCAAGGATTGCTAAGCAATTGTCTGCAAGATCATTGGGCTGCTTATGATAAATCAGG TGATTCACTAAATATTATGGACCATGCTGCATCTGACAATCATACATCATCATACATTGGAGGCATAAATGGAACTAAGTTAACTTTGCTGTTTGAAGGACCGCATAGGTCACAGGACTTAACTACCAAAGGATTTCCAAAGATTGATTCTCACAACAGTTCTGGATTCCCCAAG GCTCCAATTTTGGCAACAAACAAGGAATCATCATTTGGGCAAGTTTCCGTAAATGACAAGTCAAGTCCTCTACATCAAAGTGTTATCAAGCGATACAGCACCAAGTTGGCATTGACAAGTGCG GACCTTTGGATGGGTACAAGGTTGCTCTTCATGGATATCAAGGTTGCTTTGCAATTACTTGCAAAGCAAGCACATGGCTTCAAGCCTTCAAGAAGTCAAAGAAAGAGATTAGAGAGAACCTTGACTGATGTAATAGTCTTAATTCCAATGACAATCTTGATGCTACTTCCT ATAACAACAGTAGGCCATGCAGCTATAATAGCAGCCATCAAGAAATATATGCCATTCTTG ATTCCTTCCTCTTATTCTCCAGAGCGTTTGGATGTTGTAAAACAACTAAAGCAAACTAGAGAGATGATGAGTAAGAGTAACCAGTCATTGGAAAATCAAGATGATCAGCCACCAACCATTTCATGA
- the LOC130951575 gene encoding uncharacterized protein LOC130951575 isoform X4 translates to MYMISFVQLYAFLTWQIYKFKKLISNCRSFRLDIRKNLTVYALQHAKLNKVEGSLNNGLLVGSLSRYYTSLRACSSLAESDKTHFSCIDQRNEAEEVTDVPSSSTEGVEFNRVDYIVSVLHESARSFSKSVESLGVSRCGPELSMAWIGKDVHEWHRRIAYQVAVYALMKTAIDLEILLSHERHNEFSPVREILNPLTNQVGEHIELQLRMQHPDLVHWFRDTEMPQIAAYFIPLLKQWSVEYAGSGIAGIIVAITCCTAVVKLGCGRIRRPIPVLCFEDVLVKLMDFSLNLASVDKLHQLATEAGFELNFLLHFGKKILPSEKTEELEFWIGLAHKKLQKALSEESIMSNKKSEHKIPSDTLAILGLFAYLGRRTRIFLSAMGIKDLDEIVKDLLSYLECGILFIYPDFSCIPVYQCFMEVVTDEIGWLDFYASYVQINCKQKRQKHNARQAEKEIILSVVFTVCYDVFSGFAHFNRSTQQSLDTASLSYLLHCQGLLSNCLQDHWAAYDKSGDSLNIMDHAASDNHTSSYIGGINGTKLTLLFEGPHRSQDLTTKGFPKIDSHNSSGFPKAPILATNKESSFGQVSVNDKSSPLHQSVIKRYSTKLALTSAVALHGYQGCFAITCKASTWLQAFKKSKKEIRENLD, encoded by the exons ATGTATATGATTTCATTTGTACAACTCTATGCATTTCTAACATGGCAAATCTACAAGTTCAAGAAGCTCATATCTAACTGCAGATCCTTCAGATTAGATATCAGAAAGAATTTAACTGTCTATGCCCTTCAACATGCCAAGTTGAACAAAGTAGAGGGCTCTTTGAATAATGGCCTGTTAGTTGGATCCTTGTCTAGATATTACACATCCTTAAGGGCATGCTCATCGCTCGCCGAATCAGATAAGACTCATTTTTCTTGTATTGATCAAAGAAATGAAGCAGAGGAGGTTACTGATGTTCCATCAAGTAGTACTGAGGGAGTGGAGTTTAATAGAGTGGACTACATTGTTTCGGTATTGCATGAATCTGCTAGGAGCTTTTCTAAATCTGTTGAGTCCCTTGGAGTCTCAAGATGTGGTCCAGAACTCTCAATGGCTTGGATTGGAAAAGATGTTCATGAGTGGCATAGGCGAATTGCTTACCAG GTTGCAGTTTATGCTTTGATGAAAACTGCAATTGATTTGGAGATATTGCTATCACATGAACGACATAACGAATTTTCCCCTGTTAGAGAGAT TTTGAACCCTTTAACAAATCAGGTGGGAGAACACATTGAGCTTCAACTCCGAATGCAGCATCCGGATTTGGTGCATTGGTTTAGAGACACTGAAATGCCACAGATAGCAGCATACTTTATTCCTCTTCTGAAACAATGGTCTGTGGAATATGCTGGAAG CGGCATTGCAGGTATAATTGTGGCTATAACCTGCTGTACTGCAGTGGTGAAATTAGGCTGTGGCCGTATCCGTCGCCCCATACCTGTTTTGTGTTTTGAGGATGTTTTGGTCAAGCTCATGGATTTTTCACTCAATCTTGCTTCAGTGGACAAACTACACCAGTTAGCAACTGAGGCAGGATTTGAATTGAatttcttgttgcattttggtAAGAAGATTCTTCCGAGCGAAAAAACCGAGGAGCTTGAGTTTTGGATTGGTTTGGCACATAAGAAACTACAGAAAGCATTATCTGAAGAAAGCATCATGTCAAACAAGAAAAGTGAACACAAG ATTCCATCAGATACTTTGGCCATACTGGGACTTTTTGCATATCTTGGAAGAAGGACTAGAATATTTCTGTCAGCAATGGGAATTAAGGACCTTGATGAAATTGTTAAGGACTTACTTAG TTACTTGGAGTGTGGGATTCTTTTCATTTATCCAGATTTTTCCTGCATACCAGTTTATCAATGCTTCATGGAG GTAGTAACTGATGAGATAGGATGGCttgatttttatgcttcataTGTCCAAATAAACTGCAAACAGAAAAGACAAAAACACAACGCTCGCCAAGCAGAGAAGGAGATCATTTTATCTGTTGTTTTTACTGTGTGCTATGATGTTTTCTCTGGCTTTGCGCACTTCAATCGCTCGACTCAACAATCGTTGGACACAGCTTCACTGTCATACTTGCTTCACTG TCAAGGATTGCTAAGCAATTGTCTGCAAGATCATTGGGCTGCTTATGATAAATCAGG TGATTCACTAAATATTATGGACCATGCTGCATCTGACAATCATACATCATCATACATTGGAGGCATAAATGGAACTAAGTTAACTTTGCTGTTTGAAGGACCGCATAGGTCACAGGACTTAACTACCAAAGGATTTCCAAAGATTGATTCTCACAACAGTTCTGGATTCCCCAAG GCTCCAATTTTGGCAACAAACAAGGAATCATCATTTGGGCAAGTTTCCGTAAATGACAAGTCAAGTCCTCTACATCAAAGTGTTATCAAGCGATACAGCACCAAGTTGGCATTGACAAGTGCG GTTGCTCTTCATGGATATCAAGGTTGCTTTGCAATTACTTGCAAAGCAAGCACATGGCTTCAAGCCTTCAAGAAGTCAAAGAAAGAGATTAGAGAGAACCTTGACTGA
- the LOC130950943 gene encoding uncharacterized protein LOC130950943 has protein sequence MSAGGAFGGNRGLRPVPPEKGIFPLDHMHLCDLEKKEYLGCLKTAGHQSEKCRDFSKKYLQCRMEKNLMAKQDLAELGFKERNGETPEGKPTERIDN, from the exons ATGAGTGCAG GTGGCGCATTTGGTGGCAATAGAGGGCTCCGTCCAGTGCCTCCTGAGAAGGGTATTTTCCCATTAGATCACATGCATTTGTGTGACCTG GAGAAGAAAGAATATTTGGGTTGTCTGAAAACTGCGGGTCACCAGTCTGAAAAATGCAGGGACTTCTCGAAAAAGTACTTGCAGTGCCGAATGGAAAA GAACCTAATGGCTAAGCAGGACTTGGCAGAACTTGGTTTTAAGGAAAGAAATGGAGAAACTCCTGAAGGGAAACCCACTGAGAggattgataattga
- the LOC130947942 gene encoding pentatricopeptide repeat-containing protein At2g13420, mitochondrial-like, with amino-acid sequence MYMALAKAPSTPHTYAYFLSRRFFASTLQNDAVSSLPTLQPSNDADSLSRILLTHHNPFHAVESSLQLHGVTITPHLLSQTLLRLRHHTKIAFSLFTYVKSLPNPPLTTASYNLLIDVMAKVRQFDVAWQLIVDMDRRGLTPTPNTFLLLIRRLVTAGLTRQAIRAFDDIDAFAENKVSSEEFCLLLDTLCKYGYVKVAVEVFNKNVHRFRPDVKMYTVLIYGWCKLGRIRKARELFSEMVDKGVEPNLVTYNVLLNGICRRASLHPEDRFDRTIREADEMFDEMRSKGIEPDVTSFSIVLHVYSRGHKPQLSLDKLRLMKEKGICPTVATYTSVIKCLSSCGWLEDAEALIDEMMENGVTPNAATYNCFFKEYRGRKDAGSALKFFKKMKSDGLCLPTSHTYGILIRMFLDLNKIGVVEEIWNDMKETGVGPDLDMYTILIHGLCAKQRWREACHYFVEMIEKGFLPQKVTFESLYKGLIQADMLRTWRRLKKKLDEESITFGSEFEEYKLKPYRR; translated from the coding sequence ATGTACATGGCACTCGCCAAAGCTCCATCAACACCTCACACCTATGCATACTTCCTCTCTCGCCGTTTCTTCGCGTCAACACTCCAAAACGACGCCGTATCCTCACTCCCCACTCTCCAACCCTCAAACGACGCCGATTCACTCTCCCGCATCCTCCTCACTCACCACAACCCTTTCCATGCCGTGGAATCCTCCCTCCAACTCCACGGCGTCACCATCACCCCTCACCTCCTCTCTCAAACCCTCCTCCGCCTCAGACACCATACGAAGATCGCATTCTCCCTCTTCACCTACGTCAAGTCCCTCCCTAACCCTCCTCTCACCACCGCCTCTTACAACCTCCTCATCGACGTCATGGCCAAGGTCCGCCAATTCGATGTCGCCTGGCAGCTCATCGTCGACATGGACCGCCGTGGCCTCACCCCTACTCCCAACACCTTCTTGCTCCTCATCCGCCGCCTTGTCACCGCCGGCCTCACCCGCCAGGCGATTCGTGCTTTCGATGATATCGATGCCTTCGCGGAGAACAAAGTTAGTTCAGAAGAATTTTGCCTCCTTCTTGACACGCTCTGTAAGTACGGTTATGTAAAAGTCGCTGTTGaagttttcaataaaaatgtgcATAGGTTTAGACCCGATGTGAAAATGTACACTGTTCTGATCTATGGTTGGTGCAAGTTAGGGAGAATTCGAAAGGCTAGAGAGCTATTTAGTGAGATGGTAGATAAAGGAGTTGAGCCTAATCTTGTTACTTATAATGTGTTGTTGAATGGGATTTGTAGAAGGGCTAGTCTTCACCCTGAAGATAGGTTTGACCGGACGATAAGGGAGGCAGATGAGATGTTCGATGAAATGCGCAGCAAAGGGATTGAGCCAGATGTGACTAGTTTTTCTATTGTGCTCCATGTTTATAGCAGGGGACATAAACCGCAGTTATCCCTTGATAAATTGAGGTTAATGAAGGAGAAAGGTATTTGTCCGACCGTGGCGACgtatacttcggttataaagtGTCTGTCTTCTTGTGGGTGGCTTGAAGATGCTGAGGCTTTGATTGATGAGATGATGGAGAATGGAGTGACTCCAAATGCTGCAACATACAATTGCTTCTTTAAGGAATATAGGGGGAGAAAGGATGCTGGTAGTGCTTTGAAGTTCTTTAAGAAGATGAAGAGTGATGGTTTATGCTTGCCAACTTCACATACATATGGCATTCTGATTAGGATGTTTTTGGATCTGAATAAAATTGGGGTTGTGGAAGAGATATGGAATGATATGAAGGAGACTGGGGTAGGACCAGATTTGGATATGTATACCATTCTAATTCATGGGCTATGTGCAAAACAGCGTTGGAGGGAGGCTTGCCATTATTTTGTAGAGATGATAGAGAAAGGATTTCTTCCTCAGAAAGTTACTTTCGAGAGCCTTTACAAAGGGCTAATACAGGCTGATATGTTGAGAACTTGGCggagattgaagaagaagcttgaTGAAGAATCCATAACATTTGGTTCGGAGTTTGAAGAATATAAATTAAAGCCATATAGGAGATAA